Proteins co-encoded in one Natronorubrum daqingense genomic window:
- a CDS encoding PKD domain-containing protein: MNETDDNDDDDDGSGGGISLPPPDSGGDSSDDLIGSTPSGVITQESESGTVSQTEPTTFVQTAVESLEFEDPDPSWSVAARDLNQEPATNGDAPGETLGVSMVSVSDSAVGESTTMEFALDPATLEGVSDSASASEVRIFAATDDGWEPLGTSVVEEGEGGSDHLLETETSAAENGVYAVSHTGQPTAAIDLATETVAAGEDLEFSADASIDSDYDLESFEWTIDDTEFEGETAVESIDEPGEYTVWLTVTNEAGETDSTSSTLTVDAADDEADDDGIPAGGPVLVALAAVVTALVARARNWLRNEAS, encoded by the coding sequence TTGAATGAAACAGATGATAATGACGACGATGACGACGGCAGCGGAGGCGGCATCTCCCTCCCCCCACCCGACTCCGGTGGAGACTCCTCGGACGACCTAATCGGCTCCACACCAAGCGGCGTCATTACCCAAGAGTCCGAATCCGGCACGGTCTCCCAGACGGAGCCGACGACGTTCGTCCAGACGGCCGTCGAATCGCTCGAGTTCGAGGACCCGGATCCGTCGTGGTCGGTGGCGGCTCGAGACCTGAATCAGGAGCCAGCGACGAACGGGGACGCGCCGGGTGAGACCCTCGGGGTCAGCATGGTCAGCGTCTCCGATAGTGCTGTCGGGGAATCCACGACGATGGAGTTTGCGCTCGATCCGGCCACCCTCGAGGGCGTCAGTGACAGTGCCAGTGCAAGCGAGGTCCGAATCTTCGCCGCGACGGACGACGGCTGGGAGCCACTCGGCACGTCCGTCGTCGAGGAGGGCGAGGGTGGAAGCGATCACCTCCTCGAGACCGAGACGTCCGCGGCGGAAAACGGCGTCTACGCCGTCAGTCACACCGGCCAACCGACGGCTGCCATCGACCTCGCAACCGAGACGGTCGCGGCCGGGGAGGACCTCGAGTTCTCGGCCGACGCGTCGATCGACAGCGACTACGACCTCGAGTCCTTCGAGTGGACGATCGACGACACGGAGTTCGAGGGCGAGACGGCAGTGGAGTCGATCGACGAACCCGGCGAGTACACGGTCTGGCTGACGGTCACGAACGAAGCCGGCGAGACCGACTCCACGTCGTCGACGCTGACCGTCGACGCCGCGGACGACGAGGCGGACGACGACGGGATTCCGGCCGGTGGCCCCGTCCTCGTCGCCCTCGCCGCCGTCGTCACCGCGCTCGTCGCACGCGCGAGGAACTGGCTTCGCAATGAGGCCAGCTAA
- a CDS encoding methyl-accepting chemotaxis protein gives MSTLSSRLPDEIRRSYSRKMLVLFAVIILCITSIGGVIYLQTGSALEAETADELEQSTQLQSNVLAESIDRYQHHVRTLAESNVINSGTDGEIELTLESEVSSAPDSVVAAHYIETDDYEVLISSDDEAEGVSFADEGVDWATDDTLHDGQSGIHLTDPYDDPVTDNASIAITSSVPEDSDRGVVFVIDQDDHASELASPSLEDDAFTQIVNEDGEVVMSHDDEAATDEHHAVDDEDDPRATAIESGLEGETGYLESDVGGSEMALGYAPVDGTDWVIMAHTPMDAAYDLHQSVTRSVIALVLVSLLGLGTIGVVVGRNMSRSLNELTAKTREVEQGNLETELESDRIDEIGELYAAFRSMRDSLRETLHEVNTAKKRAERREQTLEVLVEQLEQEASDVMKQAAEGDLTQRMDVEEGNEAIEQVAAEYNEMIERIETTIDDPKRFAGDVASHSEQVTANVEEVQAASEQVSTAVQDISSHIDHQHTMFRSAAGEMAEIEQMADDIASLSESVSHSATQTAAAGEEGRSTARNAKEAMSRIDEESKQTLREIEKLEQQMAEIEEIVDMISEHAAQTDLLALSANIEASRQTTETTEFGTVAAEVKELARETKESAAEIDTIIASLESQLERTTREVETTRSEIDESKAVIEETVDTLESIATYTTSTSSGVQQIASLSQQQSDSTQDARQLITNATELSEQVTAETETVAAATEEQTSSLEEVTTSANQLASEAQSLHTTLDYFETAADDEPDHHFKFSHGTLEE, from the coding sequence GTGAGTACTCTATCAAGCCGGCTCCCCGACGAGATCCGGCGGTCGTATTCGCGGAAAATGCTCGTCCTCTTTGCAGTCATTATTCTCTGTATCACCTCGATCGGCGGGGTAATCTACCTGCAAACGGGCAGTGCACTCGAGGCCGAAACGGCGGATGAACTCGAGCAGTCGACGCAACTCCAATCGAACGTGTTGGCCGAGAGCATCGATCGGTACCAACATCACGTGCGGACGCTGGCCGAGTCCAACGTGATCAACAGCGGCACGGACGGCGAGATCGAGTTGACTCTCGAGAGCGAGGTCTCCTCGGCCCCGGATAGCGTCGTCGCCGCCCACTACATCGAGACGGACGACTACGAGGTCCTCATTAGTAGCGACGACGAGGCCGAAGGCGTCAGCTTCGCGGACGAGGGCGTCGACTGGGCGACAGACGACACGCTCCACGACGGCCAGTCGGGAATCCACCTCACGGACCCGTACGACGATCCAGTGACCGATAACGCCTCGATCGCGATCACGAGTTCGGTCCCCGAGGACTCCGATCGCGGGGTCGTCTTCGTCATCGATCAGGACGACCACGCGAGCGAACTCGCCTCGCCGTCGCTCGAGGACGACGCATTCACCCAGATCGTCAACGAGGATGGCGAGGTCGTCATGAGCCACGACGACGAGGCCGCGACGGACGAACACCACGCGGTCGACGACGAGGACGATCCGCGTGCGACCGCAATCGAGAGCGGACTCGAGGGCGAAACCGGCTACCTCGAGTCCGACGTCGGCGGCAGCGAGATGGCCCTCGGCTACGCGCCGGTCGACGGAACGGACTGGGTCATCATGGCCCACACGCCGATGGACGCGGCCTACGACCTCCACCAGAGCGTCACGCGTTCGGTGATCGCGCTCGTGCTCGTCTCGTTGCTCGGCCTGGGAACGATCGGCGTCGTCGTCGGCCGAAACATGTCTCGGTCGCTGAACGAACTCACGGCCAAAACGCGGGAAGTCGAGCAAGGGAACCTCGAGACGGAACTCGAGTCGGATCGAATCGACGAAATCGGCGAGTTGTACGCCGCGTTCCGGAGTATGCGCGACTCGTTGCGAGAAACGCTTCACGAGGTCAACACGGCGAAAAAGCGAGCGGAGCGCCGAGAGCAGACGCTCGAGGTGCTGGTCGAACAACTCGAGCAGGAAGCGAGCGACGTGATGAAGCAGGCAGCCGAGGGCGACCTCACGCAGCGAATGGACGTCGAGGAAGGCAACGAGGCCATCGAGCAGGTCGCCGCCGAGTACAACGAGATGATCGAGCGGATCGAGACGACGATCGACGATCCGAAACGGTTCGCGGGCGACGTCGCCTCCCACAGCGAGCAGGTCACGGCGAACGTCGAGGAGGTCCAGGCCGCGAGCGAGCAGGTGTCGACGGCCGTCCAGGACATCTCCTCGCACATCGATCACCAACACACGATGTTCCGCTCCGCGGCCGGGGAGATGGCCGAAATCGAACAGATGGCCGACGACATCGCGTCGCTGTCCGAATCGGTGAGCCACTCGGCGACGCAAACGGCGGCGGCCGGAGAGGAGGGGCGCTCGACGGCCCGTAATGCGAAGGAGGCAATGTCTCGCATCGACGAGGAATCCAAACAAACCCTACGAGAGATCGAGAAACTCGAGCAACAGATGGCCGAAATCGAGGAGATCGTCGACATGATCTCCGAGCACGCGGCACAAACGGACCTCCTCGCCTTGAGTGCGAACATCGAGGCGTCGAGACAGACGACGGAGACGACGGAGTTCGGAACCGTCGCGGCTGAGGTCAAAGAACTGGCCAGGGAGACGAAAGAGTCCGCCGCCGAAATCGACACGATCATCGCCTCTCTCGAGTCGCAACTCGAGCGGACGACTAGGGAGGTCGAGACGACGCGAAGCGAGATTGACGAGAGCAAGGCGGTGATCGAAGAGACCGTCGACACTCTCGAGAGCATCGCGACGTACACGACCTCGACCTCGAGTGGCGTTCAACAGATCGCGTCGCTCAGCCAGCAACAGTCCGACTCGACCCAGGACGCCAGGCAGTTGATCACGAACGCGACGGAACTGAGCGAGCAGGTGACGGCGGAGACGGAGACGGTCGCCGCTGCGACCGAAGAGCAGACGAGTTCGCTCGAGGAGGTCACCACGAGCGCGAATCAACTCGCGAGCGAGGCCCAGTCGCTTCACACCACGCTCGATTACTTCGAGACCGCGGCGGACGACGAACCGGACCACCACTTCAAGTTCTCACACGGCACGCTCGAGGAGTAG